Proteins co-encoded in one Nonlabens agnitus genomic window:
- a CDS encoding metallophosphoesterase — protein MTASLRSIILVVLTATIVGSCAKRAIQTRGIATLSTSNEEYRSFYLLGNLGVNQAQDPSVFDQMVNHIADQSQPQDYVLVLGDNVDAESLRKKDEDSKDKEQLTKQLNLLADKKLNVLVLPGDEDWNDEGISGLKNIEELTEELLNNDEAFQPENACPIEEVDISDSMHLIVVDSEWYIENWDKNPEFNDECEIKTREKFIKVLADAVRKARHKTVILAMHHPLYTNGVHGGTLGLRMLSTPKQENAYLPGVGFLYSFVRSQAGLYPQDRYNPLMNELMEEIETIGSGIDRLIVVSAHEESLQYMDHDNIKQIISGAVTATNVASLGKKGKFSAGKLGFAELRVFQDQSSQIFFHIVNENGDLEEVYAADLFEPKEDYDIASLPAVTAKTVKASVYPKEETEVDQDYEEFYGKHYRRLYGLDVEAPVVLLDTLYGGLKVERAGGGNQTQGLRLVDSLDREFNMRALEKDALQFLKSAGYDKLDADKYFAETLPQKLIRDFYTAAHPYGAFAVPRLAGAIKLSHTHPKLFYVPKQPVLGNFNETHGDRLYMIVEKPDDSFDNAHMFGYNEDVESTDDLFEKIRSDEEYTVDEELYIRARIFDMLLGDWDRHEDQWRWAEIKVDEDHSKFEAIPRDRDQVFARFDGKLLEFMNGAIGSTKQFGNYGPDIEYIKQFSRSAIHLDRAVLQRSSMADWEKQVQYIQDNITPEVVEKAFNEMPEEVKDEQWLQTQQDLLSRKRNLNSIVQRYYKHFLEFQTLKGTDKDDRFTIDRAHGKTTINAYRIKDGKSEDVLFERTFRDDETEEIWIYGLDDDDEFIVTGDGDSKIRIVIAGGKGKDIYDVKNGKGISIFDYKSEENDLSKASDARNILRDDYEINHYDHRKSPANKSTFSLEMEYNPDDGFRPQLGIEKATIGYDRNPFTIKYGVNVDYRSLTQAAVFDGYWSKANVLGQWNLQVDASITTNNYTENFFGYGNDSAFDKDTDFDVNRVFLQRQSIGGSIYKMGDYGSSFTFGSQYEGIEVEPNIPEYTNVNNERDDYFKAYFNYEFKSIDNNRFTTRGMWLKGDFSFTDNLANGEHFVGVDPSLTFWNAIDDNRRLIIKSVIAGQLRMGDAPLFYQAARLGGANGLRSFRQERFTGNYALNASVDLRYDAAPIKTRLLPLRLIPYVGIDTGRVWVSRDTVSTFHTSYGGGIELAFPGLIKGSISYFTGEEGGRLAFGIYLSK, from the coding sequence ATGACTGCATCTTTACGATCCATTATTCTTGTTGTTTTGACCGCCACGATCGTGGGCTCCTGTGCAAAACGTGCCATTCAAACGCGCGGTATCGCTACACTTTCTACTTCAAACGAAGAATACCGTAGTTTCTATCTTTTAGGAAATCTAGGTGTTAATCAGGCTCAAGATCCATCAGTATTTGATCAAATGGTGAATCACATTGCAGATCAATCACAACCGCAAGATTATGTATTGGTTCTGGGCGATAATGTTGATGCCGAATCCCTGCGTAAAAAGGACGAGGATTCTAAAGACAAAGAGCAGCTTACCAAACAACTCAACCTACTCGCTGATAAAAAACTGAATGTACTGGTATTGCCAGGCGATGAAGACTGGAATGATGAAGGAATTTCAGGTCTTAAAAATATTGAAGAGCTTACCGAGGAACTTTTAAACAATGATGAAGCGTTCCAGCCTGAGAATGCATGTCCTATTGAAGAAGTGGATATCTCTGACAGTATGCACCTTATCGTAGTGGATAGTGAGTGGTACATTGAAAACTGGGATAAAAATCCCGAATTCAATGATGAATGCGAGATCAAAACCAGAGAGAAATTCATCAAGGTCCTCGCCGATGCCGTAAGAAAGGCAAGACACAAGACCGTGATACTAGCCATGCATCATCCTTTGTATACTAATGGCGTCCATGGTGGTACGCTAGGCTTGCGCATGTTGAGCACGCCTAAACAGGAAAACGCCTACCTACCAGGCGTTGGTTTTCTATACAGTTTTGTAAGATCACAGGCAGGTCTGTATCCGCAGGATCGTTACAATCCGTTAATGAATGAATTGATGGAAGAGATCGAGACCATAGGTAGTGGCATCGATCGGCTTATTGTGGTGTCTGCTCATGAAGAAAGCCTGCAGTATATGGACCATGATAATATCAAACAAATCATTTCAGGAGCAGTGACCGCTACTAACGTCGCTTCTTTGGGAAAAAAGGGGAAATTTAGTGCTGGTAAATTGGGGTTTGCAGAGCTGCGCGTTTTCCAGGATCAGAGTTCGCAAATTTTTTTCCATATCGTCAATGAAAATGGAGACCTAGAAGAAGTCTATGCCGCCGATTTATTTGAGCCTAAAGAAGATTATGACATCGCTAGTTTACCAGCCGTAACCGCCAAAACAGTAAAGGCAAGCGTCTATCCTAAAGAAGAAACCGAAGTCGATCAGGATTATGAAGAATTTTATGGCAAGCACTACCGCAGACTTTACGGTCTTGATGTGGAAGCGCCGGTCGTTTTACTGGATACTTTATACGGCGGCCTCAAGGTAGAGCGCGCTGGTGGTGGTAATCAAACTCAAGGATTACGTCTTGTGGACAGTCTGGATAGAGAATTCAATATGCGTGCTTTGGAAAAAGATGCGCTCCAGTTTCTCAAAAGTGCAGGCTACGATAAGCTGGATGCCGACAAATATTTTGCGGAAACTTTGCCACAAAAATTGATACGCGATTTTTATACCGCAGCGCATCCTTATGGTGCTTTTGCGGTGCCTCGATTAGCTGGAGCCATCAAGCTAAGCCACACACACCCTAAATTGTTTTACGTTCCCAAGCAGCCTGTATTAGGGAATTTTAATGAAACTCATGGAGACCGATTATATATGATCGTGGAGAAACCAGATGATAGCTTTGACAATGCACATATGTTTGGGTATAACGAAGATGTTGAGAGCACGGACGATCTATTTGAAAAAATTAGGTCTGATGAGGAATACACCGTTGACGAGGAACTTTACATACGCGCCAGAATATTTGATATGTTGCTGGGCGATTGGGATCGTCATGAAGATCAATGGCGCTGGGCTGAAATCAAGGTCGATGAAGACCACAGCAAATTTGAAGCGATACCGCGCGATAGAGATCAGGTTTTTGCGCGATTTGATGGGAAGTTATTGGAGTTCATGAATGGTGCCATAGGCAGTACCAAGCAATTCGGGAATTACGGGCCAGATATTGAATACATCAAACAATTCAGCCGAAGCGCGATACATCTGGATCGCGCCGTATTGCAGCGTTCTTCTATGGCAGATTGGGAAAAGCAGGTACAATACATTCAGGACAATATTACTCCTGAAGTAGTAGAAAAAGCCTTCAATGAAATGCCTGAAGAGGTCAAGGATGAACAGTGGTTGCAGACACAGCAGGATTTGCTTTCGCGAAAGCGAAATCTCAATAGCATCGTGCAACGCTACTACAAGCATTTTCTAGAATTTCAGACCTTGAAAGGAACTGACAAGGACGACAGATTCACCATCGATCGAGCTCATGGGAAAACCACCATCAATGCCTACCGCATCAAAGACGGCAAGTCAGAAGATGTGCTGTTTGAACGAACTTTTAGGGATGATGAAACCGAAGAAATCTGGATCTACGGTCTGGATGATGACGATGAGTTTATCGTTACTGGTGATGGCGACAGTAAAATCCGCATTGTAATTGCTGGAGGAAAAGGCAAGGATATTTATGATGTCAAAAACGGGAAAGGTATTTCCATATTTGATTACAAAAGTGAGGAGAATGATTTGAGCAAAGCCAGTGATGCCCGCAATATCTTGCGAGATGATTATGAAATCAACCATTACGATCACAGGAAATCACCAGCTAATAAAAGTACTTTCAGTCTTGAGATGGAGTACAATCCAGATGATGGATTCCGCCCGCAATTGGGTATTGAAAAAGCTACCATCGGTTATGATCGCAATCCATTCACCATCAAATATGGTGTCAATGTGGATTACAGATCTTTGACCCAAGCGGCTGTTTTTGATGGCTATTGGTCAAAAGCTAATGTTCTAGGGCAATGGAACCTACAAGTAGATGCCAGCATCACCACCAATAATTATACTGAGAACTTTTTTGGTTACGGGAATGATTCCGCTTTTGATAAGGATACCGATTTTGATGTGAATCGGGTCTTTTTGCAACGCCAGTCCATTGGTGGCTCCATTTACAAAATGGGAGATTATGGGAGCAGTTTTACATTTGGTTCCCAGTATGAAGGCATCGAAGTAGAGCCCAACATTCCTGAATATACCAATGTGAACAATGAGCGCGATGATTATTTCAAGGCATATTTCAATTATGAATTCAAGAGCATTGACAATAATCGTTTCACCACACGAGGCATGTGGCTTAAAGGTGACTTTTCCTTTACGGACAATCTAGCCAACGGCGAACATTTTGTAGGTGTAGATCCTTCATTGACTTTTTGGAATGCCATAGATGATAACCGCAGATTGATCATCAAATCTGTCATTGCAGGACAATTGCGTATGGGCGATGCACCTTTGTTTTACCAAGCAGCACGTCTAGGTGGCGCCAATGGCTTGCGCAGCTTTAGACAGGAACGCTTTACAGGTAATTATGCCTTAAATGCCAGCGTGGATTTGAGATATGACGCAGCACCTATCAAAACGCGATTACTACCGCTACGATTGATTCCTTATGTAGGTATTGATACAGGTAGGGTTTGGGTTTCTAGAGATACAGTTAGTACATTCCATACTAGTTATGGTGGTGGTATCGAACTTGCATTTCCAGGTTTGATCAAAGGATCCATTTCCTATTTTACGGGAGAAGAAGGCGGCCGTTTGGCCTTCGGGATCTATTTATCCAAATAA
- a CDS encoding SAM-dependent methyltransferase has protein sequence MATPHGKLYLIPVTLGDVEPLDVMPASIQRVVELVDHYIVENEKTARRSIKSLLPEKEQSILEFSLINKFTEPSEIPSFLQPCLEGKPMGLMSEAGVPGVADPGADVVAIAHQKGIQVIPLVGPSSILMAIMASGLNGQNFAFNGYLPIDNKDRKRRILELEQRSKQEQQAQLFIETPYRNNKMLEVLCNNLHPETMLCVACDITLPTEFILTQPISQWKHNKEDLHKRPAIFMIQQQDLRF, from the coding sequence ATGGCAACACCTCACGGAAAACTATACCTGATTCCAGTAACCTTGGGCGATGTAGAACCGCTAGACGTCATGCCGGCATCGATCCAGCGAGTGGTAGAACTGGTGGATCACTACATCGTGGAGAATGAAAAAACCGCGCGTAGGTCCATAAAAAGCCTACTGCCTGAAAAGGAGCAGTCCATTCTTGAGTTTTCATTAATCAACAAGTTCACAGAACCTTCTGAAATTCCGTCCTTTTTACAGCCTTGCCTAGAAGGCAAACCCATGGGATTGATGAGCGAGGCTGGTGTACCTGGCGTGGCAGATCCAGGTGCAGATGTGGTGGCGATCGCGCACCAAAAAGGTATCCAAGTCATCCCACTAGTAGGTCCCAGCTCCATTTTAATGGCCATCATGGCCAGCGGTTTGAATGGTCAGAACTTTGCCTTTAATGGTTATTTGCCTATTGATAACAAGGATCGTAAACGTAGAATATTGGAATTGGAACAACGCTCCAAACAAGAGCAACAGGCACAATTGTTTATTGAAACGCCTTATCGCAATAACAAAATGCTTGAGGTATTGTGTAACAACCTGCATCCAGAAACGATGTTGTGCGTTGCCTGTGATATCACACTGCCTACAGAGTTCATTCTCACACAACCCATCTCACAGTGGAAACATAATAAAGAGGATCTTCATAAACGACCTGCCATCTTTATGATACAACAGCAGGATTTGAGGTTTTAG
- a CDS encoding exonuclease domain-containing protein: MYAIVDVETTGGKFNEEGITEVAIYRFDGHEIVDQFASLINPEKEIQPFVVKLTGINNKMLARAPKFYEVAKRIIEILDGTILVAHNANFDHRMLRLEFERLGYEFDMQTLCTVELAQKLMPEQETYSLGKLVRNLGIPITDRHRATGDALATVKLFKLLLNKDSSKSILQQSLKSFPKTVVANNLKTLLEKVPASTGLYYLYDDQDQLIYIGRSRNMKKSLTQHFTTDRRRSVEMSKQVENVRYEKTGNDLLALLKEHLEVKKHKPKFNKKSNKPRFSHGIFSGSDDHGYITYSVQSTRRNNNYFTTFSNGKSARSFMEKMVEEYQLCVILSGLEKETEGPCSRYETGHCHGACIQKETVEQYNERAIEVYNLHNFNIKRRILVDRGREHTERSVILIEDGVVKGYGFVDLQIQFTDPKILKNIITEIPEDRDTRHIVQSYLRQRKVYRIIDL; encoded by the coding sequence TTGTACGCAATAGTTGATGTAGAAACCACTGGTGGTAAATTCAATGAAGAAGGAATTACTGAAGTGGCGATTTATAGATTTGACGGTCATGAGATCGTGGATCAATTTGCCAGCCTAATCAATCCAGAAAAGGAAATCCAGCCGTTCGTGGTCAAACTTACCGGCATCAATAATAAGATGCTCGCACGCGCTCCTAAATTTTACGAGGTTGCAAAACGCATCATAGAAATCCTGGATGGAACCATACTTGTCGCGCACAATGCCAATTTTGATCATCGCATGCTGCGATTGGAGTTTGAGCGATTGGGTTATGAATTTGACATGCAAACCTTATGTACGGTAGAACTTGCTCAAAAATTAATGCCAGAACAAGAAACCTATAGCTTAGGCAAACTGGTGAGAAATCTGGGCATCCCTATAACCGATAGGCATCGTGCTACTGGCGACGCACTGGCAACGGTTAAACTATTCAAACTCCTACTCAACAAGGACAGTTCTAAAAGCATCTTACAGCAAAGCCTAAAGTCTTTTCCTAAAACCGTGGTGGCTAACAACCTCAAGACGCTTTTGGAAAAAGTGCCAGCATCCACAGGTTTGTATTACCTCTATGACGATCAAGATCAATTGATCTACATAGGCCGCAGCCGTAATATGAAAAAGAGCCTCACACAGCATTTCACCACAGATCGCAGACGATCTGTAGAAATGAGCAAGCAAGTGGAAAATGTGAGGTATGAAAAGACCGGTAACGATCTGCTCGCTCTACTCAAGGAACACCTTGAAGTGAAAAAGCATAAACCTAAGTTTAACAAGAAAAGCAATAAGCCACGTTTTAGTCACGGGATTTTTTCAGGCAGTGATGATCATGGCTATATCACCTACTCTGTACAGTCCACCAGACGAAACAATAATTACTTCACCACCTTCAGCAATGGTAAGTCTGCGAGATCGTTTATGGAAAAAATGGTGGAAGAATACCAGTTATGCGTGATTTTATCTGGACTGGAAAAGGAAACCGAAGGTCCTTGCAGTAGATATGAAACCGGCCATTGCCACGGTGCTTGCATTCAAAAGGAAACTGTAGAGCAATACAACGAGAGAGCGATCGAGGTGTACAACCTACACAATTTTAATATCAAAAGGCGCATTCTAGTGGATCGCGGCAGGGAACATACAGAACGCAGTGTAATTCTTATAGAGGATGGCGTGGTTAAAGGTTACGGTTTTGTAGATCTACAAATCCAGTTTACGGACCCTAAAATCCTAAAAAATATCATTACGGAAATACCAGAAGATCGCGACACTAGGCACATTGTTCAAAGTTATTTGAGACAACGCAAGGTGTACCGTATCATTGATCTTTAA
- a CDS encoding AMP-dependent synthetase/ligase has product MQIKRLFDFPYYQLERFPREDALVTKKNGSWVKTSTQSFVDQSRAISRGLMKMGVEKDDKIAIISSVNRTEWNIMDIGIMQTGAQDVPIYPTISEEEYAYVLNHSESKMVFVSDQEVYDKVMAIKDQVPTLTEVFSFDDIPGCKSWEEVKEKGKETDNDKDLDAMMASIHEDELATLIYTSGTTGKPKGVMLSHKNISSNAINSETRLPIELGNSKALSFLPVCHIYERMLQYLYIYTGSGIYFAESLETISDNLKEVQPEVMSAVPRLLEKVYDKIIAKGADLDGVKKKLFFWAVELGLEWEPYGQNGWWYETKLKLAKKIIFSKWQEALGGNLKAIASGSAALQPRLARVFNAAGVPVMEGYGLTETSPVISVNDMRNNGFKIGTVGKMLPETDVQIASDGEIIINGPQRMLGYYKDQEKTDEAIDSNGYFHTGDIGEIDSEGFLKITDRKKEMFKTSGGKYVAPQLLENTMKQSRFIDQIMVIGEGEKMPAAIIQPNFEFLEDWANRKGISFKDHKDLVNNEKVITRFQKEVDQHNEKFGKWERVKRFELTPDVWSIEAGHLTPTMKLKRRNIKEAYQDLYDKIYHEKI; this is encoded by the coding sequence ATGCAAATCAAAAGACTTTTTGACTTTCCTTATTATCAATTGGAAAGATTTCCTAGAGAAGACGCTCTAGTCACCAAAAAAAATGGATCCTGGGTAAAAACGTCTACGCAGTCGTTTGTTGATCAATCTAGAGCCATATCTAGAGGTTTGATGAAAATGGGTGTAGAAAAAGACGATAAGATCGCGATTATTTCTTCTGTGAACCGCACAGAGTGGAATATCATGGATATAGGTATTATGCAAACTGGGGCACAGGATGTTCCTATCTACCCTACTATTTCTGAAGAGGAATATGCCTATGTGCTTAATCATAGCGAGTCAAAAATGGTCTTTGTATCTGATCAAGAGGTCTATGATAAGGTCATGGCCATAAAAGATCAAGTGCCTACCTTAACTGAGGTTTTTAGCTTTGATGACATACCTGGTTGTAAAAGCTGGGAAGAGGTCAAAGAAAAAGGAAAAGAAACCGATAATGACAAGGATCTTGATGCCATGATGGCGTCGATTCATGAAGACGAACTTGCCACACTTATCTACACGTCTGGGACAACTGGAAAACCTAAAGGTGTTATGTTATCTCATAAGAACATCTCCAGCAACGCCATCAATTCTGAAACTAGATTGCCTATTGAATTGGGGAACTCTAAAGCGCTCAGTTTTTTACCAGTATGCCATATTTATGAGCGCATGCTGCAGTACCTATACATTTATACAGGTAGCGGTATCTATTTTGCGGAATCACTGGAAACCATATCTGACAACCTTAAAGAGGTGCAACCAGAAGTGATGAGTGCCGTACCACGATTGTTGGAAAAGGTATATGACAAGATCATCGCCAAAGGTGCTGACCTTGATGGCGTCAAAAAGAAATTATTCTTCTGGGCTGTGGAACTAGGCCTGGAATGGGAACCATACGGACAGAATGGTTGGTGGTATGAGACCAAACTCAAACTCGCCAAAAAAATCATCTTCTCTAAATGGCAAGAAGCCCTTGGTGGAAACCTAAAGGCTATTGCTAGCGGTAGCGCTGCCCTGCAGCCTAGACTTGCCAGAGTTTTCAATGCGGCAGGTGTTCCTGTGATGGAAGGCTATGGTCTGACCGAAACCAGTCCGGTAATATCTGTGAATGATATGCGCAATAACGGATTCAAAATAGGAACCGTAGGTAAAATGTTGCCAGAAACTGATGTCCAGATTGCATCTGATGGTGAGATCATAATTAATGGGCCGCAACGTATGTTGGGCTACTACAAAGATCAAGAAAAAACGGATGAAGCGATTGATTCCAATGGTTATTTCCATACCGGTGATATAGGAGAAATCGATTCTGAAGGGTTCTTAAAAATTACCGACCGTAAAAAAGAAATGTTCAAGACTTCTGGAGGTAAGTATGTAGCACCACAACTTCTTGAAAACACCATGAAGCAGAGTCGTTTTATCGACCAAATCATGGTCATAGGTGAAGGCGAAAAAATGCCGGCAGCGATCATACAGCCTAATTTTGAGTTTTTGGAAGATTGGGCAAACCGCAAGGGAATCTCCTTTAAGGATCATAAAGACCTAGTCAATAATGAGAAGGTCATAACTCGTTTCCAGAAGGAAGTAGATCAACACAACGAGAAGTTTGGAAAATGGGAGCGCGTCAAGCGTTTTGAGTTGACTCCAGATGTATGGAGTATTGAAGCAGGTCACCTCACTCCAACCATGAAATTGAAGCGCCGCAATATTAAGGAAGCTTATCAAGATCTTTATGATAAGATCTATCATGAAAAGATCTGA